TCACTGGGATCAGTTCCAAGTTGACTTGGCAGGCGCTTTTCGCGGCGTTGTAGAAGTACAACAAAGCTGCGACCGAACTCTGCCCGGAAAAGTCGGTGAAGATGGTCAGTCGTTTCTCCGGAACATGCGCCGCCAGGCGGGTCAGATCATTGACAGGGAGCCGTTCTCCGTAGGCGGCGATGGTTTCGCGAATGTCCTTGTTGAGCATACGCCATCCCTGGTTGCCGAGGCCCCATATTTCGGGGCGATACGGGCCCTGCGTGTAGAATTCGGGGTGGACCTTAATCGCAGGCGCAATGGGGGCATCGGTATCATTTACCAGTGTCAACGCGACGTTGACCGTGCCGGCATTGAGCTCGATGCGCTTCTCCAGCAACAAGCCCGAATCGAGGCGCGCCTTCAGAGTCACCCCGGTCTTGTCCGATGCCACGGTCTCATACGTGAGGGCGACACGCTTCTCCGCGACCCCGGGTGTGATGGTCCAGTCTTGCCACGTTCCCACGCCGTGACTGTAGGTTTTGTAGCCCGTGAGGAGTTCCGCACGAAGTGCCTTGTCGCGCCACCGGAGGATACTGCCTTCAAGTTGCGGCGCAACCCAAAGGAGATTGCGTTCGTTTTCCAGCTTCAACAGCGCGGATTCGCTGTGCCGCGGCGGAGTGACCCCGTGAAGCTGTGTAAGAAAGTCTTCGAGCGGGAAGTAATCGACGATGTTCTTCACATCGTAGCTTTTGAGCATCGCGAAGTACTCTTCCAGCGTCTGGCTGGGAGGCCGAGTGAGAACGATCTTGTCCTTGGTGATTGTCATTTGCGGAGGACATGTCAGTGCGGCGTACTGCACGGTCGCATGCACGATGTCTAGGCGCCGGCGCGTCACGTCCGAACTGACGTTCGCGTAAGCTTCTTTGAAGAGGGCTTGGGCTTTCTCGACCGTTTTCACGTCGTACCATGCGCCTTTGTCATTGAAGTTCAATACGGCCTTCGCGTCATCCACTCGTTTCGTCAATAGCGCGATGTAGTCGCGAACATACGGAGCGGCCTCTTGGTAGTAGAGGTCGATGAACTCCTTCATCACCGCATCGAAATCAATATTAAGGTTCCACATGAGCTTCGAGAGCATATACGCTCTCAGTGGCGCGAATTCCGCCACGGTATCGTAGGAACCTTGCGGGAACATGCCTTTCACGTTGTGAGCGGCCAGGAACTGCATGTTCGGTTGCAGCACGTGGAAATTCACCATCGGCATTTGAAAGTTGTAGTAGTTGGTCGTGTAATCCCACACGTGCAGACGCGGCGCGATCTTCGACCACGCGTCGATGTCTTCCGCAAAGGTACGGTTTAGTTTTGATCGCTTGTCATCGAATCGCCGAAAGAAGTCACATTCGATGCTGCACAGTTTGATGGCGACGTTGGGCCGCGGCGCGAGGTGCGCGGGCGGTTTGCGCGTGTACGTATACGCGAGCGTCTCGATCATGTGGCCGGGGTACTCTTTCGCAAGCATGTCCGCGACGCGGTTGAGCCCTGTCAATAC
This DNA window, taken from Candidatus Hydrogenedentota bacterium, encodes the following:
- a CDS encoding DUF4838 domain-containing protein, translated to MMATVVTVLIISSAAHSSAGVWTTQDHYGDFQIVLSEHANDSEKLAANELQRYWKGVLGHSPDILTATSGKPTIWLGFDPVPPALLNGVEPASFSDQELWIKTLTHDGQPNLIIAGGKELGTLYGAYQFIEDYLGVRWLAPGETYVPKTPKSLPNIDVRYKPSFEFRYSTYFNNISDREGLQYYRQVHRWLPGPNFGCHSFYRMVPPEKYGKEHPEYFSMVNGKRTFPTTTGYYNAHPPADQAGKLAQLCMSNPEVAEVIMQRLREDIKANPNEKTHHISQMDWGGNCECEQCKAVDDREGTPMGSVLTGLNRVADMLAKEYPGHMIETLAYTYTRKPPAHLAPRPNVAIKLCSIECDFFRRFDDKRSKLNRTFAEDIDAWSKIAPRLHVWDYTTNYYNFQMPMVNFHVLQPNMQFLAAHNVKGMFPQGSYDTVAEFAPLRAYMLSKLMWNLNIDFDAVMKEFIDLYYQEAAPYVRDYIALLTKRVDDAKAVLNFNDKGAWYDVKTVEKAQALFKEAYANVSSDVTRRRLDIVHATVQYAALTCPPQMTITKDKIVLTRPPSQTLEEYFAMLKSYDVKNIVDYFPLEDFLTQLHGVTPPRHSESALLKLENERNLLWVAPQLEGSILRWRDKALRAELLTGYKTYSHGVGTWQDWTITPGVAEKRVALTYETVASDKTGVTLKARLDSGLLLEKRIELNAGTVNVALTLVNDTDAPIAPAIKVHPEFYTQGPYRPEIWGLGNQGWRMLNKDIRETIAAYGERLPVNDLTRLAAHVPEKRLTIFTDFSGQSSVAALLYFYNAAKSACQVNLELIPV